Proteins found in one Lates calcarifer isolate ASB-BC8 linkage group LG8, TLL_Latcal_v3, whole genome shotgun sequence genomic segment:
- the fgl1 gene encoding fibrinogen-like protein 1 isoform X2, translated as MQLLTGLIVITAYAQSLSASDICSEELARLQEQEKLLKSQLQKQELFLHRLQLLNQPGNKNKAKPDQTQDSQYADCSQLFTSGFKSSGFYKIKTMSVYCDMSEGGGWTVIQRRINGTEAFNRSWAEYKDGFGDMNAELGEFWLGNDNLHHITAQGNYSLRINLEDFDGNQRYAEYKNFKVADEKDRYRLTFGDYVGTAGDALSGGHQVGVSDWASLHGMKFSTYDQDNDNYEQNCAQEDKGGWWFNKCHAAHLNGVYYPSGHYSASTDDGIVWYTWRGWWYSLKTSIMKLRPTDFKIDPSDDPNAVNHSPPS; from the exons ATGCAGCTGCTCACAGGACTGATAGTCATCACAGCTTAtgctcagtctctctct GCGTCAGACATTTGCAGTGAGGAGCTGGCTCGTCTACAGGAACAGGAGAAGCTTCTGAAGAGCCAGCTTCAGAAACAAGAGCTCTTCCTACACAGATTACAATTGCTGAACCAACCTGGCAACAAGAACAAAGCAAAACCTGACCAGACCCAGGACAGCCAGTATGCAG attgCTCCCAGCTCTTCACTTCTGGCTTCAAATCCAGTGGATTCTACAAAATCAAAACCATGAGTGTCTACTGTGATATGAGTGAAGGAGGTGGTTGGACTGTCATACAGAGGCGGATCAATGGAACAGAGGCATTTAACAG GTCATGGGCAGAGTATAAGGATGGGTTTGGAGACATGAATGCAGAACTGGGAGAGTTTTGGCTTGGAAATGACAACCTGCATCACATCACAGCACAAG GGAATTATTCTCTGAGGATTAACCTGGAAGACTTTGACGGTAACCAGCGCTACGCTGAGTACAAGAACTTCAAAGTGGCTGATGAAAAG gaTCGCTACCGACTTACCTTTGGAGACTATGTAGGAACAGCTGGAGATGCTCTGTCTGGAGGTCATCAGGTTGGTGTGTCAGACTGGGCCAGCCTCCACGGCATGAAATTCAGCACCTATGACCAGGATAATGATAACTACGAACAAAACTGCGCCCAGGAAGACAAGGGAGGCTGGTGGTTCAACAA GTGTCATGCAGCCCATCTTAATGGTGTGTACTATCCCAGCGGTCACTACAGTGCATCCACAGATGATGGTATAGTTTGGTACACTTGGAGAGGATGGTGGTATTCCCTGAAGACCAGCATCATGAAGTTGCGGCCAACTGACTTCAAAATTGACCCTAGTGATGACCCCAATGCTGTTAACCACAGTCCACCTTCCTAG
- the LOC108879090 gene encoding plastin-3 isoform X2: MSSKVSAEEMEEIREGFQKVDLDGNGYITASELGALFREVRCPMAGYQIRELLEKLDRDKDSRISLEEFTSIYQELKGDRLAKGFKKALNKKEGIVAIGGTSEISSEGTQHSISEQERFAFANYINSSLEKDADCQHVLPINPNTEALFKAVADGIILCKLINLSVPDTIDERTINKKKLTAFTTQENLNLALNSASAIGCQVVNIGAQDLKEGKPHLVLGLLWQIIKIGLFADIQLSRNEAIAALLEEGESLEELMKLSPEELLLRWANFHLKKVGMSISNFSGDIKDSKAYFHLLEQIAPDGSKEDVPRVDIDMTGLYEKDPKKRAEAMLVQADRLGCRQFVTAFDVVSGNAKLNMAFVATLFNKHPALTKPENQDWNLESETREERTFRNWMNSLGVSPHVHHIYGDLQDAMVILQLYEKIKVKVDWDNRVNLPPFKGIGGGHLKKIENCNYAVELGKGKANFSLVGIGGQDLYDGNATLTLALVWQLMRRYTLNVLEDLGHGEVAGDDLIISWVNKTLAEAGKSSSIKSFKDKSISTSVPVLDLINAIQPNSVNFELVKTGTLSDEDKLDNAKYAISMARKIGAKVYALPEDLVEVNQKMVMTIFACLMGRGMKKA; encoded by the exons ATGTCGTCGAAGGTCAGCgctgaggagatggaggagatcAGGGAGGGCTTCCAGAAAGTGG ATCTGGATGGTAATGGGTACATCACCGCCTCTGAACTCGGTGCCCTCTTCCGTGAGGTGCGCTGCCCTATGGCTGGATACCAGATCAGAGAACTCCTTGAGAAGCTGGACCGAGACAAAGACAGCCGCATCAGTTTGGAAGAGTTCACGTCT ATTTACCAGGAACTGAAGGGTGACCGCCTGGCCAAGGGTTTCAAGAAAGCTCTCAATAAGAAAGAAGGCATCGTAGCTATCGGGGGCACCAGTGAGATCTCTAGTGAAGGAACTCAACACTCAATCTCTG AGCAGGAGCGTTTTGCCTTTGCCAACTATATCAACTCTTCTTTGGAGAAGGATGCAGACTGTCAACATGTTCTGCCCATCAACCCCAACACTGAAGCTCTGTTTAAGGCAGTGGCAGACGGCATCATACTCTG TAAACTCATCAACCTCTCTGTTCCTGACACCATTGATGAGAGAACTATCAATAAAAAGAAACTCACCGCTTTCACCACACAG GAGAATCTTAACTTGGCTTTGAACTCCGCCTCAGCCATCGGCTGCCAGGTTGTCAACATTGGAGCTCAAGATCTGAAGGAGGGAAAACCTCACCTGGTGCTTGGCCTCCTCTGGCAGATTATCAAGATAGGACTGTTTGCTGATATACAGCTAAGCCGTAATGAAg CTATTGCAGCATTGTTAGAGGAAGGAGAGAGTCTGGAAGAACTGATGAAACTCAGtcctgaggagctgctgctgcgcTGGGCCAATTTCCATTTGAAGAAAGTGGGCATGTCCATATCAAACTTCTCTGGAGACATTAAG gACTCCAAGGCGTATTTCCACCTACTGGAGCAGATCGCTCCAGACGGCAGCAAAGAGGACGTTCCTCGGGTTGATATCGATATGACTGGTCTATAT gAGAAGGATCCTAAGAAGAGAGCTGAGGCTATGCTCGTGCAGGCCGACCGCCTCGGCTGCCGACAGTTTGTAACTGCCTTTGATGTTGTGAGTGGAAACGCAAAGCTCAACATGGCCTTTGTCGCCACACTCTTCAACAAACACCCGGCTCTCACCAAACCAGAAAACCAAGACTGGAATCTGGAGA GTGagaccagagaggagagaactTTCAGGAACTGGATGAACTCTCTCGGAGTCAGTCCACATGTTCACCACATCTACGG TGATTTGCAGGATGCCATGGTGATTCTCCAGCTATATGAAAAGATTAAGGTGAAAGTGGACTGGGACAACAGAGTCAACCTCCCTCCATTCAAAGGGATCGGAGgaggacatttaaaaaaa ATAGAAAACTGTAACTATGCTGTGGAGCTGGGTAAAGGCAAAGCAAATTTCTCTCTGGTGGGAATCGGTGGACAGGACCTCTATGATGGAAATGCAACTCTAACCCTGGCGCTGGTGTGGCAGCTGATGAGGAG GTACACTTTAAATGTTCTTGAAGACCTGGGACATGGAGAAGTTGCAGGGGATGATTTGATCATTTCATGGGTCAACAAGACTTTGGCTGAGGCTGGCAAGAGTTCATCCATCAAAAGCTTTAAG GACAAATCAATCAGTACCAGTGTTCCTGTTCTGGACCTGATCAATGCCATCCAGCCCAACAGTGTCAACTTTGAGCTGGTTAAAACGGGAACACTGTCAGATGAAGACAAACTGGACAACGCCAA GTACGCCATTTCCATGGCGAGGAAGATCGGAGCAAAGGTCTATGCCCTGCCTGAGGACCTGGTGGAGGTGAACCAAAAAATGGTCATGACCATCTTCGCCTGTCTGATGGGAAGAGGCATGAAGAAGGCTTAA
- the fgl1 gene encoding fibrinogen-like protein 1 isoform X1 — protein MTVENQVFHQSLVHLGHSFVLPEHAVGQKIKQIKLNPEKQKSLSFQTSGLCCFVPSKQREDAAAHRTDSHHSLCSVSLYCSQLFTSGFKSSGFYKIKTMSVYCDMSEGGGWTVIQRRINGTEAFNRSWAEYKDGFGDMNAELGEFWLGNDNLHHITAQGNYSLRINLEDFDGNQRYAEYKNFKVADEKDRYRLTFGDYVGTAGDALSGGHQVGVSDWASLHGMKFSTYDQDNDNYEQNCAQEDKGGWWFNKCHAAHLNGVYYPSGHYSASTDDGIVWYTWRGWWYSLKTSIMKLRPTDFKIDPSDDPNAVNHSPPS, from the exons atgacTGTAGAGAATCAGGTATTTCATCAGTCTCTGGTTCACCTTGGCCACAGCTTTGTTTTGCCCGAACATGCTGTTGGGCAAAAAATCAAACAGATAAAACTAAACCCTGAGAAGCAGAAGTCTCTGTCTTTCCAGACTTCTGGTCTATGTTGTTTTGTGCCGTCTAAACAAAGAGAGGATGCAGCTGCTCACAGGACTGATAGTCATCACAGCTTAtgctcagtctctctct attgCTCCCAGCTCTTCACTTCTGGCTTCAAATCCAGTGGATTCTACAAAATCAAAACCATGAGTGTCTACTGTGATATGAGTGAAGGAGGTGGTTGGACTGTCATACAGAGGCGGATCAATGGAACAGAGGCATTTAACAG GTCATGGGCAGAGTATAAGGATGGGTTTGGAGACATGAATGCAGAACTGGGAGAGTTTTGGCTTGGAAATGACAACCTGCATCACATCACAGCACAAG GGAATTATTCTCTGAGGATTAACCTGGAAGACTTTGACGGTAACCAGCGCTACGCTGAGTACAAGAACTTCAAAGTGGCTGATGAAAAG gaTCGCTACCGACTTACCTTTGGAGACTATGTAGGAACAGCTGGAGATGCTCTGTCTGGAGGTCATCAGGTTGGTGTGTCAGACTGGGCCAGCCTCCACGGCATGAAATTCAGCACCTATGACCAGGATAATGATAACTACGAACAAAACTGCGCCCAGGAAGACAAGGGAGGCTGGTGGTTCAACAA GTGTCATGCAGCCCATCTTAATGGTGTGTACTATCCCAGCGGTCACTACAGTGCATCCACAGATGATGGTATAGTTTGGTACACTTGGAGAGGATGGTGGTATTCCCTGAAGACCAGCATCATGAAGTTGCGGCCAACTGACTTCAAAATTGACCCTAGTGATGACCCCAATGCTGTTAACCACAGTCCACCTTCCTAG
- the LOC108879090 gene encoding plastin-3 isoform X1 codes for MTADGGEVEVWLSGGVARRGGAARPTGRRQQKKTGQRSKERPTQGFFSPGDCTEFHQRSSGVSMSSKVSAEEMEEIREGFQKVDLDGNGYITASELGALFREVRCPMAGYQIRELLEKLDRDKDSRISLEEFTSIYQELKGDRLAKGFKKALNKKEGIVAIGGTSEISSEGTQHSISEQERFAFANYINSSLEKDADCQHVLPINPNTEALFKAVADGIILCKLINLSVPDTIDERTINKKKLTAFTTQENLNLALNSASAIGCQVVNIGAQDLKEGKPHLVLGLLWQIIKIGLFADIQLSRNEAIAALLEEGESLEELMKLSPEELLLRWANFHLKKVGMSISNFSGDIKDSKAYFHLLEQIAPDGSKEDVPRVDIDMTGLYEKDPKKRAEAMLVQADRLGCRQFVTAFDVVSGNAKLNMAFVATLFNKHPALTKPENQDWNLESETREERTFRNWMNSLGVSPHVHHIYGDLQDAMVILQLYEKIKVKVDWDNRVNLPPFKGIGGGHLKKIENCNYAVELGKGKANFSLVGIGGQDLYDGNATLTLALVWQLMRRYTLNVLEDLGHGEVAGDDLIISWVNKTLAEAGKSSSIKSFKDKSISTSVPVLDLINAIQPNSVNFELVKTGTLSDEDKLDNAKYAISMARKIGAKVYALPEDLVEVNQKMVMTIFACLMGRGMKKA; via the exons GTGTCAGTATGTCGTCGAAGGTCAGCgctgaggagatggaggagatcAGGGAGGGCTTCCAGAAAGTGG ATCTGGATGGTAATGGGTACATCACCGCCTCTGAACTCGGTGCCCTCTTCCGTGAGGTGCGCTGCCCTATGGCTGGATACCAGATCAGAGAACTCCTTGAGAAGCTGGACCGAGACAAAGACAGCCGCATCAGTTTGGAAGAGTTCACGTCT ATTTACCAGGAACTGAAGGGTGACCGCCTGGCCAAGGGTTTCAAGAAAGCTCTCAATAAGAAAGAAGGCATCGTAGCTATCGGGGGCACCAGTGAGATCTCTAGTGAAGGAACTCAACACTCAATCTCTG AGCAGGAGCGTTTTGCCTTTGCCAACTATATCAACTCTTCTTTGGAGAAGGATGCAGACTGTCAACATGTTCTGCCCATCAACCCCAACACTGAAGCTCTGTTTAAGGCAGTGGCAGACGGCATCATACTCTG TAAACTCATCAACCTCTCTGTTCCTGACACCATTGATGAGAGAACTATCAATAAAAAGAAACTCACCGCTTTCACCACACAG GAGAATCTTAACTTGGCTTTGAACTCCGCCTCAGCCATCGGCTGCCAGGTTGTCAACATTGGAGCTCAAGATCTGAAGGAGGGAAAACCTCACCTGGTGCTTGGCCTCCTCTGGCAGATTATCAAGATAGGACTGTTTGCTGATATACAGCTAAGCCGTAATGAAg CTATTGCAGCATTGTTAGAGGAAGGAGAGAGTCTGGAAGAACTGATGAAACTCAGtcctgaggagctgctgctgcgcTGGGCCAATTTCCATTTGAAGAAAGTGGGCATGTCCATATCAAACTTCTCTGGAGACATTAAG gACTCCAAGGCGTATTTCCACCTACTGGAGCAGATCGCTCCAGACGGCAGCAAAGAGGACGTTCCTCGGGTTGATATCGATATGACTGGTCTATAT gAGAAGGATCCTAAGAAGAGAGCTGAGGCTATGCTCGTGCAGGCCGACCGCCTCGGCTGCCGACAGTTTGTAACTGCCTTTGATGTTGTGAGTGGAAACGCAAAGCTCAACATGGCCTTTGTCGCCACACTCTTCAACAAACACCCGGCTCTCACCAAACCAGAAAACCAAGACTGGAATCTGGAGA GTGagaccagagaggagagaactTTCAGGAACTGGATGAACTCTCTCGGAGTCAGTCCACATGTTCACCACATCTACGG TGATTTGCAGGATGCCATGGTGATTCTCCAGCTATATGAAAAGATTAAGGTGAAAGTGGACTGGGACAACAGAGTCAACCTCCCTCCATTCAAAGGGATCGGAGgaggacatttaaaaaaa ATAGAAAACTGTAACTATGCTGTGGAGCTGGGTAAAGGCAAAGCAAATTTCTCTCTGGTGGGAATCGGTGGACAGGACCTCTATGATGGAAATGCAACTCTAACCCTGGCGCTGGTGTGGCAGCTGATGAGGAG GTACACTTTAAATGTTCTTGAAGACCTGGGACATGGAGAAGTTGCAGGGGATGATTTGATCATTTCATGGGTCAACAAGACTTTGGCTGAGGCTGGCAAGAGTTCATCCATCAAAAGCTTTAAG GACAAATCAATCAGTACCAGTGTTCCTGTTCTGGACCTGATCAATGCCATCCAGCCCAACAGTGTCAACTTTGAGCTGGTTAAAACGGGAACACTGTCAGATGAAGACAAACTGGACAACGCCAA GTACGCCATTTCCATGGCGAGGAAGATCGGAGCAAAGGTCTATGCCCTGCCTGAGGACCTGGTGGAGGTGAACCAAAAAATGGTCATGACCATCTTCGCCTGTCTGATGGGAAGAGGCATGAAGAAGGCTTAA
- the LOC108879102 gene encoding cyclic nucleotide-gated cation channel, with the protein MTGPVQDSHRLSVKTWTEEESDRADSTLSRGQSMCDDTSSELQRMAAIDRRDINSQNSFRGRGALSRIVSMVMTLREWAQKSLAEETERPDSFLERFRGPAHMDIQAPPSRFSHSHTGSDADNEIRRTRRTRRKWNIVVLSPSDDAYYHWLMVIGAAVFYNWTLLVVRACFDELQMRNVLVWLVLDYVCDGVYILDIAVRLHTGFLDQGLMVKDVRRLRETYIRTLQSKLDICSILPTDLLYLTVGISYTPLLRFNRLLRLPRLFEFFERTETRTGCPNAFRICKLVLYILVIIHWNACGYYSFSKVLGLGSDSWVYPNASDPEFGSLTRSYIYCLYWSTLTLTTIGETPPPVRDEEYLFLIFDFLVGVLIFASIVGNVGSMISNMNATRAAFQSRVDALKHYMHFRHVSKVLEQRVIRWFDYLWSNKKTIDEQEVLRSLPNKLRAEIAINVHLDTLKKVRIFQDCEAGLLVELVLKLRPQVFSPGDYICRKGDVGKEMYIIKDGRLAVVGEDGVTQLAVLTAGSCFGEISILNISGSKMGNRRTANIRSLGYSDLFCLSKQDLMEALQEFPHARAQLEQRGRDILQKEGLLEEVNVSAGEELEEKVERLESSLDRLQTCLARLQSEFNSSQLRLKQRITALEHNITTVATGSGFLSDADGNESVSGGDGVRSEINIRL; encoded by the exons atGACAGGTCCAGTGCAGGATTCACACAGGCTGTCTGTGAAAAcatggacagaggaggagagcgacCGAGCTGACAGCACACtcagcag aggacAGTCGATGTGTGATGACACTTCTTCAGAGCTACAGAGAATGGCGGCCATTGACAGGAGGGATATTAATTCCCAGAATTCTTTTCGTGGGCGAGGTGCTCTCTCTAG GATAGTTAGTATGGTGATGACTCTAAGAGAATGGGCTCAGAAGAGTTTAGCTGAAGAGACAGAGCGACCAGATTCCTTCTTGGAACGTTTCAGAGGCCCGGCCCACATGGACATACAGGCCCCACCCAGCAGGTTTAGCCACAGCCACACTGGCTCTGATGCAGATAATGAAATCAGACGAACCAGACGCAC gAGAAGGAAGTGGAATATAGTGGTCTTATCCCCATCCGATGATGCATACTACCACTGGCTGATGGTGATTGGTGCTGCAGTTTTTTATAACTGGACCTTACTTGTTGTCAG GGCCTGTTTTGATGAGCTCCAGATGAGGAATGTGTTAGTGTGGCTGGTGCTGGACTATGTCTGTGATGGAGTCTATATCCTGGATATTGCTGTCCGCCTCCATACAG GTTTCTTGGATCAGGGCTTGATGGTGAAAGATGTTCGACGCCTGAGAGAAACCTATATTCGAACGTTACAGTCTAAACTTGACATCTGCTCCATCCTTCCAACTGACCTCCTGTACTTGACTGTTGGAATCAGCTACACTCCTCTTCTTCGATTCAACCGTCTCCTGCGTCTGCCACGTCTGTTTGAGTTCTTTGAACGTACAGAAACCCGAACGGGCTGCCCCAATGCTTTCCGTATCTGTAAGCTGGTTCTGTACATCCTGGTGATTATCCACTGGAACGCCTGTGGATACTACAGCTTCTCCAAGGTCCTAGGCCTGGGTTCTGATTCTTGGGTTTATCCCAATGCCTCTGACCCTGAGTTTGGCTCCCTGACCAGGAGTTACATATATTGTCTGTACTGGTCAACCCTGACACTAACCACTATTGGAGAGACACCACCTCCTGTTAGAGATGAGGAATATCTGTTCTTAATATTTGACTTTCTG GTTGGTGTCCTGATATTTGCCTCCATTGTGGGAAATGTTGGATCCATGATCTCCAATATGAACGCCACAAGGGCAGCCTTTCAAAGCCGTGTAGATGCACTGAAACACTACATGCACTTCAGACATGTCAGCAAGGTGCTGGAGCAGCGTGTAATTCGCTGGTTTGACTACCTCTGGTCCAATAAGAAGACAATAGATGAACAGGAAGTGCTGAGGAGCCTGCCCAATAAACTGAGAGCAGAGATTGCTATTAATGTTCACCTGGACACACTGAAAAAG gtgCGTATTTTCCAGGACTGTGAGGCAGGCCTCCTGGTAGAGTTGGTGTTAAAACTTCGACCACAGGTTTTCAGTCCTGGAGACTACATCTGTAGAAAG GGAGACGTGGGTAAGGAGATGTACATAATTAAAGATGGCCGCCTAGCAGTGGTGGGGGAGGACGGTGTCACCCAGTTAGCTGTTCTAACTGCAGGGAGCTGCTTCGGTGAAATCAGCATCCTGAACATCAGCGGCAGCAAGATGGGGAACAGACGCACAGCTAATATTCGGAGTCTGGGATACTCAGACCTGTTCTGTCTCTCCAAACAAGACCTCATGGAGGCACTACAAGAGTTCCCTCATGCCAGGGCTCAGCTGGAGCAGAGGGGGCGGGACATCCTGCAGAAGGAGGGGCTTCTGGAGGAAGTGAATGTGTCTGCAGgagaagagctggaggagaaagtTGAGAGGCTGGAAAGCAGTCTGGACCGGCTACAG ACATGTTTGGCCCGTCTGCAGAGCGAGTTCAACTCCTCCCAGCTGCGACTGAAGCAGCGAATCACCGCCCTCGAACACAACATCACCACAGTGGCCACAGGCAGCGGCTTCCTGTCAGATGCTGACGGTAATGAGAGTGTCTCTGGTGGTGATGGGGTGCGCAGTGAAATCAACATTCGGCTCTGA
- the LOC127142694 gene encoding calnexin, translated as MEISSVLLCVMLVVSVSAAAEPGIIESLLLATHQRPWLWGVYVFTVGLPIVLFISIMWPDMRFGPPDQQYYYKKSDDAQPDDPEYIRPTDSLDTRGEADKTVTRRRDTQGKQRKSDLDS; from the exons atggagatcagctctgtgttgctgtgtgtgatgCTGGTGGtcagtgtgtctgctgcagcagag CCAGGCATCATAGAGAGCCTCCTGCTGGCCACACACCAGCGTCCCTGGCTCTGGGGTGTTTATGTCTTCACTGTTGGCCTTCCCATCGTTCTCTTCATCAGCATCATGTGGCCTGACATG cgGTTTGGGCCTCCTGATCAACAGTATTATTACAAGAAGTCGGATGATGCTCAACCAGACGATCCTGAGTACATACGGCCGACAGATTCATTGGACACCAGag gAGAGGCAGATAAAACTGTAACCAGGCGAAGAGACACTCAGGGCAAACAGAGGAAGTCTGACTTAGACTCCTGA